In a single window of the Rhodothermales bacterium genome:
- a CDS encoding acetyl-CoA carboxylase carboxyltransferase subunit beta, with product MAWFRREKAGIQTSLSDQIVVPEGQWIKCTECTEPVHRRELEDELLVCPKCGYHFKMSALGYFEIMFDDASFETYDEDLLAVDRLGFVDRKKYVDRLRDAKQKTGLNDGARAATGLIGGREVSVGAMDFSFIGGSMGSVIGEILARAIKRAHDREIPLVIIAQSGGARMMEGALSLMQMAKTSAQLARLAEKAIPYFVLLTNPTTGGVTASFAMLGDIHMAEPGALIGFAGPRVIRETMGQDLPDGFQRSEYLKEHGFVDLIVDRRELREMVIHLLNLVYEDA from the coding sequence ATGGCCTGGTTTAGAAGAGAAAAAGCAGGAATTCAGACCAGTCTGAGCGATCAGATTGTGGTGCCTGAGGGCCAGTGGATCAAGTGTACGGAGTGCACGGAGCCCGTGCACCGACGTGAACTCGAAGACGAACTCCTCGTCTGCCCCAAATGCGGATATCATTTCAAGATGTCTGCGCTTGGCTACTTCGAGATTATGTTCGATGACGCGAGCTTCGAAACGTATGATGAGGACCTTCTCGCTGTCGACAGGCTTGGTTTCGTCGACCGAAAGAAATACGTGGATCGGCTTCGGGACGCGAAACAGAAGACAGGACTGAACGACGGCGCGCGAGCCGCCACCGGGCTCATTGGTGGTCGGGAGGTTTCCGTCGGTGCGATGGACTTTTCGTTCATCGGCGGTTCGATGGGTTCCGTAATTGGCGAGATCCTGGCGCGGGCCATCAAACGTGCGCACGATCGGGAGATTCCGCTGGTCATCATCGCGCAGAGCGGTGGTGCCCGAATGATGGAGGGCGCGCTGAGCCTCATGCAGATGGCCAAGACGAGCGCTCAGCTGGCGCGGTTGGCGGAGAAGGCGATCCCCTACTTCGTCTTGCTGACGAACCCAACGACCGGGGGAGTTACAGCATCGTTTGCCATGCTGGGAGACATTCACATGGCGGAGCCCGGAGCACTGATAGGATTCGCCGGGCCGCGAGTTATCCGCGAGACCATGGGGCAGGATCTGCCCGACGGATTTCAGCGGTCAGAGTATCTGAAAGAGCACGGATTTGTGGATCTCATCGTTGACCGACGAGAGTTGCGAGAGATGGTCATCCATCTACTCAATCTCGTTTACGAAGACGCCTGA
- the tsaB gene encoding tRNA (adenosine(37)-N6)-threonylcarbamoyltransferase complex dimerization subunit type 1 TsaB, which translates to MKSEAVNLLAIETARNACSVAVIGSNGVCAGATNLRPRSHAEQLVPMAMRVVAAAGLSFPQLDTIAVSAGPGSYTGLRIGVSTAKGFASAYGAQIVGVPTLQAYAHAADHLSRLRQNRPELVAIALTARRSELYFGVFEMKNGDGLPSMLLDACVLSIDDSLDALAGLAGGRMVGVAGDAAKGLVAATKDRFRAIEMEFVPSAMSIGKIGLERANAGHVDDLRSFEPYYLKDYVARVSDKSVFERLPT; encoded by the coding sequence ATGAAATCAGAAGCTGTTAATCTCCTTGCCATCGAGACGGCCAGGAACGCCTGTAGCGTTGCCGTCATCGGCTCGAACGGCGTGTGTGCAGGCGCCACGAACTTGCGGCCCCGGTCTCACGCGGAGCAACTCGTACCCATGGCCATGCGCGTTGTGGCCGCCGCGGGACTCAGCTTTCCGCAATTGGACACAATTGCCGTCTCGGCCGGACCCGGCTCTTACACCGGCCTGCGCATCGGCGTAAGCACGGCAAAGGGTTTCGCGTCTGCTTACGGAGCGCAGATTGTTGGCGTGCCGACACTTCAGGCCTACGCGCACGCGGCCGATCACCTCTCAAGACTGCGCCAGAACCGGCCCGAGCTCGTCGCCATTGCTCTCACTGCCCGCAGGAGCGAGCTGTATTTCGGTGTGTTCGAGATGAAGAACGGCGATGGACTGCCGTCGATGCTACTGGACGCCTGCGTTCTCTCGATAGACGATTCACTCGATGCCCTTGCCGGACTCGCTGGAGGCCGCATGGTGGGTGTCGCCGGAGACGCCGCGAAGGGTCTGGTCGCAGCCACAAAGGATCGCTTTCGTGCCATCGAGATGGAGTTCGTTCCGTCGGCGATGTCCATTGGCAAGATCGGCCTGGAACGCGCAAATGCTGGGCATGTTGATGATTTACGGTCGTTCGAGCCCTATTATCTCAAGGACTACGTAGCCAGGGTGAGTGACAAGTCAGTCTTTGAGCGACTGCCGACGTAG